A stretch of Arthrobacter sunyaminii DNA encodes these proteins:
- a CDS encoding type II secretion system F family protein, which translates to MSAPWFLAVALGISLGASLWFAVLRVPWLRPVTFSERIAPQLRTGGQGSRLLIVPAGDLTPFGPLQRILRPALHLAVRRLNRINPVTRDLERRLERAGQGLSVLDFRAEQVVWTGGGFLCGGVASVWLASIDRLGVAGVIFGTVMGAVLGFVLRDYRLSSQISSRETRMLAEFPSLAEMMALAVGAGESANGALERIARTAHGELAGEFARILGETRSGVPLTNALQHFSDRVRLAPLSRFVDGLTVAIERGTPLADVMRAQSQDVRDLAKRELMESAGKKEIAMMIPLVFGVLPLTVLFSIFPGLSLLGIGL; encoded by the coding sequence GTGAGCGCGCCGTGGTTCCTGGCGGTCGCCTTGGGTATCTCCCTAGGGGCCTCCCTCTGGTTTGCCGTCCTGCGGGTGCCCTGGCTCCGGCCCGTGACATTCAGCGAACGGATTGCTCCGCAGCTGCGCACGGGCGGCCAGGGATCCCGCCTCCTGATTGTGCCGGCAGGCGACCTCACACCGTTCGGCCCGCTGCAGCGGATCCTGCGTCCGGCCCTGCACCTGGCAGTTCGCCGGCTCAACCGGATCAACCCGGTCACCCGGGACCTTGAACGCCGTCTGGAACGCGCTGGGCAGGGCCTGAGCGTGCTGGATTTCCGGGCCGAACAGGTGGTGTGGACAGGCGGAGGTTTCCTGTGCGGCGGCGTGGCTTCGGTGTGGTTGGCCAGCATAGACCGGTTAGGCGTGGCCGGTGTCATTTTCGGCACCGTCATGGGGGCGGTCCTGGGGTTCGTCCTCCGCGACTACCGGTTGAGCTCCCAGATTTCGAGCCGCGAGACCCGTATGCTCGCCGAGTTTCCCAGCCTGGCGGAGATGATGGCCCTTGCCGTGGGCGCCGGAGAAAGCGCCAACGGCGCCCTTGAGCGGATCGCCCGCACAGCCCACGGTGAACTGGCCGGGGAGTTTGCCCGCATCCTCGGTGAAACCCGTTCCGGAGTGCCCCTGACCAACGCGCTGCAGCATTTCTCGGACCGGGTCCGGCTCGCACCGCTGTCCCGGTTTGTGGACGGCTTGACTGTGGCGATCGAACGCGGCACCCCTCTGGCGGACGTCATGCGGGCACAGTCCCAGGACGTGCGGGACCTGGCCAAACGCGAACTCATGGAAAGCGCCGGCAAGAAGGAGATCGCGATGATGATCCCCTTGGTTTTCGGGGTCCTTCCGCTGACAGTGCTCTTCTCGATTTTCCCCGGTCTTTCCCTCCTGGGAATCGGACTCTAG
- the ftsE gene encoding cell division ATP-binding protein FtsE, which yields MITFDNVTKVYDRNSRPALNSVNLEVDRGEFVFLVGASGSGKSTFIRLVLKEEHASRGTVYVAGSNVAKIPSWRVPRLRRGIGVVFQDFRLLPNKTVFANVAFAMQVIGRSRAVIRDSVPEVLKTVGLEGKDNRLPHELSGGEQQRVAIARAIVNKPGILLADEPTGNLDPTTSLGIMKVLDRINQNGTTVVMATHDDDIVNTMRKRVVELHHGKIVRDEREGIYLGAPQTQQGPVIPQPAVIKTADGVKADGVRSPGGTGAAGTGDMA from the coding sequence ATGATCACTTTCGACAACGTCACCAAGGTCTACGACCGCAATTCCAGGCCGGCACTGAATTCCGTGAACCTCGAAGTGGACCGCGGCGAGTTCGTGTTCCTGGTCGGGGCATCCGGGTCCGGCAAATCGACTTTCATCCGCCTGGTCCTCAAGGAGGAGCACGCGTCCCGGGGCACCGTTTACGTGGCCGGGTCCAATGTGGCGAAAATCCCCAGCTGGCGCGTTCCGCGCCTGCGCCGGGGAATCGGCGTCGTTTTCCAGGACTTCCGCCTGCTGCCGAACAAGACGGTCTTTGCCAACGTGGCCTTTGCCATGCAGGTGATTGGACGCAGCCGGGCCGTTATCCGCGATTCCGTTCCCGAGGTCCTGAAAACCGTGGGCCTTGAGGGCAAGGACAACCGCTTGCCGCACGAGCTCTCCGGCGGTGAGCAGCAGCGGGTGGCCATTGCGCGCGCCATCGTCAACAAGCCCGGAATTCTCCTTGCCGACGAGCCCACGGGAAACCTGGATCCCACCACATCGCTGGGGATCATGAAGGTCCTGGACCGGATCAACCAGAACGGAACCACCGTGGTGATGGCCACCCACGATGACGACATCGTCAACACGATGCGCAAACGCGTGGTTGAGCTGCACCACGGAAAGATAGTGCGCGACGAGCGTGAAGGCATCTACTTGGGCGCGCCCCAGACACAGCAGGGACCTGTGATCCCGCAGCCCGCAGTTATCAAGACCGCCGACGGAGTCAAGGCCGACGGCGTCCGTTCACCGGGCGGGACCGGCGCGGCGGGAACGGGGGACATGGCATGA
- a CDS encoding pilus assembly protein TadG-related protein yields MRRTADAAAPTGSQRFLLRGEEGQIGVLIIGYMLVSLLVVSVVMGASALYLGHKKLLSAADGAALAAADTFSLGDVAAPGEGPAAVLAPVAVQAEVNRYLSLTDAAERLPGLAVDSETGTVDGRTAKVVLTGVVHPPLVNFLVPDGIPITAVSEARAQLSQ; encoded by the coding sequence ATGAGGAGAACTGCGGATGCTGCCGCACCAACGGGTAGCCAACGGTTCCTTCTTCGGGGAGAGGAAGGCCAAATCGGCGTTCTGATCATCGGATACATGCTGGTGAGCCTGCTGGTGGTGTCGGTGGTCATGGGCGCCTCTGCCCTCTATCTGGGACACAAGAAACTGCTCTCCGCAGCGGACGGAGCCGCGCTCGCGGCCGCCGACACTTTTTCGCTGGGGGATGTTGCCGCGCCGGGGGAGGGACCGGCGGCTGTGCTGGCCCCGGTAGCGGTCCAGGCCGAGGTGAACCGTTATCTGTCGCTGACGGACGCCGCAGAACGGCTTCCTGGTCTGGCCGTTGACTCTGAGACCGGAACGGTTGACGGCCGCACCGCCAAGGTTGTGCTGACCGGCGTCGTGCATCCGCCGCTGGTGAATTTTCTGGTGCCGGACGGAATTCCGATCACCGCGGTGAGCGAGGCAAGGGCGCAACTCAGCCAGTAG
- the ftsX gene encoding permease-like cell division protein FtsX codes for MRLAFVLGEIGSGIRRNLSMVVSVILVTFVSLTFVGAAGLLQLQIGQMKGYWYDKVQVAIFLCGDTVTTASCAAGAVTDEQREAIEDQLQSPAFSQYVASVDYEDQATALSHFREQFANSPLVDSVTAEQLPESFRVSLVDPEKYEVIDEAFSSMPGVETVSDQRELLEKVFSFMNMASLIALIIASVMLVCAILLIATTIRLSAFSRRRETGIMRLVGASKAVIQLPFILEGVIAAVIGAVLASGTLWAVAHFFIGALAEAYPATAFISAQQVLVLSPVLLVIGALLAGGSSLLTLRRYLKV; via the coding sequence ATGAGACTGGCATTTGTCCTGGGCGAAATCGGTTCCGGCATCCGCCGAAACCTGTCCATGGTGGTCTCCGTCATTCTGGTGACCTTTGTATCCCTCACCTTTGTCGGTGCTGCCGGACTCCTGCAGCTGCAGATCGGCCAGATGAAGGGGTATTGGTACGACAAGGTGCAGGTGGCGATCTTCCTCTGCGGAGACACTGTTACCACCGCCTCCTGCGCAGCCGGGGCTGTGACGGATGAGCAGCGGGAGGCCATTGAAGACCAGCTTCAGTCACCGGCGTTCTCCCAGTACGTGGCGTCGGTTGACTATGAGGACCAGGCGACGGCGCTGAGCCATTTCCGTGAGCAGTTCGCCAACTCTCCGCTCGTTGATTCCGTGACGGCTGAGCAGCTGCCCGAATCCTTCCGCGTATCCCTGGTTGATCCGGAAAAGTACGAGGTTATTGATGAAGCATTCTCGTCGATGCCCGGCGTGGAGACCGTCAGCGACCAGCGTGAGCTTTTGGAGAAGGTCTTCTCGTTCATGAACATGGCGTCACTGATCGCACTCATTATTGCCTCGGTGATGCTGGTTTGCGCCATTCTGCTGATTGCCACAACAATCCGCTTGTCTGCCTTCAGCAGGCGGCGCGAGACCGGTATTATGCGGCTGGTGGGAGCGTCCAAGGCCGTCATCCAGCTGCCGTTCATCTTGGAGGGGGTCATCGCAGCCGTCATTGGTGCCGTCCTGGCATCGGGTACGCTGTGGGCAGTGGCGCACTTCTTTATCGGTGCACTTGCCGAGGCCTACCCCGCGACTGCTTTCATTTCCGCACAACAGGTACTGGTCTTGAGCCCTGTTCTACTTGTTATTGGGGCTTTGCTGGCCGGAGGATCCTCACTACTAACGCTTAGACGCTACTTAAAGGTTTAG
- a CDS encoding GtrA family protein → MVQSRMHRVNSAVATFLRHRVVRFLIVGGLSFAIDLGLLMILHEAAGVALWIATPVAFITSLVFNFLMQRIYTFRATNKGHVSAAKYGTLVVFNILATDAIVLLFAQTEFTYAVGKVVSTALTMVWNFFIYKYWIFPAAKSDAAASAAVSTAPVEPDAHGPGVRNRLP, encoded by the coding sequence ATGGTCCAAAGCAGAATGCACCGCGTGAACTCGGCGGTGGCTACTTTTCTGAGGCACCGGGTCGTCAGGTTCCTTATTGTCGGAGGACTCTCCTTCGCCATCGATCTGGGCCTGCTGATGATCCTGCATGAGGCGGCAGGGGTTGCTCTGTGGATCGCCACGCCCGTCGCCTTCATCACCAGCCTGGTGTTCAATTTCCTGATGCAGCGCATCTACACCTTTAGGGCCACGAACAAGGGTCACGTCAGCGCCGCAAAGTACGGGACGCTCGTGGTGTTCAACATCCTCGCCACTGACGCCATTGTGCTGCTGTTCGCCCAAACCGAGTTCACATACGCCGTCGGCAAGGTGGTCTCTACCGCACTCACGATGGTGTGGAACTTCTTCATCTACAAGTACTGGATCTTCCCCGCCGCAAAGTCCGACGCCGCGGCCTCCGCAGCCGTTTCGACTGCACCTGTCGAGCCTGATGCCCACGGGCCGGGTGTCCGGAACCGCCTCCCCTGA
- the prfB gene encoding peptide chain release factor 2: MAEIDFPAEIRALRSTFASIEEVSDVAKIKEDIEELSEMAGVPDLWDDPSEAQKITSKLSHRQSELERLERIQSRIDDLEVLVELAQDEADADSKAEAVTELESLRKSLSQLEVVTLLSGEYDAREAVVTIRSGAGGVDAADFAEMLLRMYLRWAERHGYPTTVLDTSYAEEAGLKSATFEVKAPYAFGTLVVEAGTHRLVRISPFDNQGRRQTSFAAVEVIPLIEPTDHIEIPDNEIRVDVFRSSGPGGQSVNTTDSAVRLTHIPTGTVVSMQNEKSQLQNRAAAMRVLQSRLLLLKKEQEDAEKKAFAGDVKASWGDQMRSYVLNPYQMVKDLRTEHEVGNTSAVFDGEIDDFIDAGIRWRAHGSVSARK, encoded by the coding sequence ATGGCTGAAATAGATTTTCCCGCGGAGATCCGCGCCCTCAGGTCCACTTTTGCTTCCATCGAGGAGGTCTCCGATGTAGCCAAAATCAAAGAGGACATCGAAGAGCTCAGTGAAATGGCCGGCGTTCCGGACCTCTGGGATGATCCGTCCGAGGCGCAGAAGATTACTTCCAAGCTCTCGCACCGCCAGTCGGAGTTGGAGCGCCTGGAGAGAATCCAGTCACGCATCGATGACCTCGAGGTGCTGGTGGAACTCGCCCAGGACGAGGCCGATGCCGACTCCAAGGCCGAAGCCGTGACGGAACTGGAATCACTGCGCAAGTCCCTGTCCCAGCTCGAAGTGGTCACCCTGCTCTCCGGTGAGTACGACGCCCGCGAGGCCGTGGTGACTATCCGTTCCGGCGCCGGGGGAGTGGATGCGGCCGACTTCGCCGAAATGCTGCTGCGCATGTACCTGCGCTGGGCCGAGCGCCACGGTTACCCCACCACGGTCCTGGACACCTCCTACGCCGAAGAGGCCGGCCTGAAATCGGCCACCTTCGAGGTCAAGGCGCCCTACGCCTTCGGCACGCTGGTGGTGGAGGCCGGCACACACCGCCTGGTCCGCATCAGCCCCTTCGACAATCAGGGCCGCCGCCAGACGTCGTTTGCGGCAGTCGAGGTGATCCCGCTGATCGAGCCCACTGACCACATCGAAATCCCGGACAATGAGATCCGCGTGGACGTCTTCCGTTCCTCCGGCCCGGGCGGACAGTCCGTGAACACCACGGACTCGGCTGTGCGCCTGACCCACATCCCCACCGGGACGGTGGTCTCCATGCAGAATGAAAAGTCGCAGCTGCAGAACCGTGCCGCGGCCATGCGGGTGCTGCAGTCCCGCCTGCTGCTATTGAAGAAGGAACAGGAGGACGCCGAGAAGAAGGCGTTCGCCGGGGATGTCAAAGCCTCCTGGGGAGACCAGATGCGCTCCTATGTGCTCAATCCGTACCAGATGGTGAAGGACCTGCGCACTGAGCACGAGGTCGGCAACACCTCAGCGGTGTTCGACGGCGAGATTGACGACTTCATCGACGCCGGCATTCGCTGGCGCGCCCACGGGAGCGTATCCGCCCGGAAGTAG
- a CDS encoding type II secretion system F family protein, translating into MSAAAGLLLGLGLFLVWRSFWVVPPVSARRPRSRRLEDELLQAGIQRVTPRAVVGSSVAAGLLVALLVLAGTGAVPIAACFGLFGAGVPLFLIRWQARKQRTSRAELWPDAVDHLRSAIRAGLSLPEALIQLGENGPEELRQPFREFAADYRSGGQFDHSLTRLKATLADPVADRIVEALRLTREVGGSDLGRLLGTLNEFLRDNARTRSELLARQSWTVNAARLAVAAPWIVLILLAARPEAVAAYNTAGGATVLAAGIVISVICYRLMLRIGALPEEERVLR; encoded by the coding sequence ATGAGCGCCGCGGCGGGATTGCTGCTGGGCCTTGGACTGTTCCTGGTATGGCGGTCCTTCTGGGTGGTTCCGCCCGTGTCGGCCCGGCGTCCGCGGAGCAGACGGCTGGAGGATGAACTGCTGCAGGCAGGAATCCAGCGGGTAACTCCGCGGGCAGTAGTAGGGTCCAGCGTCGCCGCCGGACTGCTGGTCGCGCTGCTGGTGCTGGCCGGCACAGGCGCCGTACCCATTGCCGCCTGCTTTGGCCTGTTCGGTGCCGGTGTGCCGCTCTTCCTGATCCGTTGGCAGGCGCGGAAGCAGCGAACCTCACGTGCGGAATTGTGGCCGGACGCCGTGGATCACCTGCGGTCAGCCATCCGGGCCGGGTTGTCCCTGCCGGAGGCATTGATCCAGCTGGGGGAGAACGGTCCGGAAGAGCTGAGGCAGCCTTTCCGTGAGTTTGCAGCAGATTACCGATCCGGAGGACAGTTCGATCACTCCCTGACACGGCTGAAAGCCACCTTGGCGGATCCGGTGGCAGACCGCATCGTCGAAGCACTGCGCCTCACCCGCGAGGTGGGAGGCTCAGACCTTGGACGTCTGCTCGGCACCCTGAACGAGTTCCTGCGGGACAACGCGAGAACCCGCAGCGAACTTCTGGCCCGCCAGTCCTGGACAGTCAACGCTGCACGGCTCGCCGTCGCCGCCCCATGGATCGTGCTGATTCTGCTTGCCGCCCGTCCGGAAGCCGTTGCCGCCTACAACACTGCCGGCGGGGCAACCGTGCTGGCGGCCGGCATTGTCATTTCCGTGATCTGCTACCGGCTCATGCTTAGAATCGGGGCGCTCCCCGAAGAAGAGCGGGTGCTGCGGTGA
- a CDS encoding 3-hydroxybutyrate dehydrogenase, with product MASAGKPGNGGDLSGLRAVVTGGAGGIGEACARQLASQGAKVTVADINGEAAGRVADDIGGAFWQVDLSDTAAFDELDLDTDILVNNAGIQRIAAIEDFDPAAFRLIQRLMLEAPFLLIRAVLPGMYARGYGRIINISSIHGLRASAFKSAYVSAKHGLEGLSKVAALEGGPHGVTSNCICPAYVRTPLVEAQIQDQARIHGVTEEEVLSSVLLTEPAVKRLVEPAEVASLAGWLAGADAGMVTAASYTMDGGWSGR from the coding sequence GTGGCAAGTGCGGGCAAGCCGGGCAACGGCGGCGATCTCAGCGGACTTCGGGCGGTAGTCACCGGTGGAGCCGGCGGCATCGGAGAGGCATGTGCCCGGCAACTTGCTTCTCAGGGTGCCAAAGTCACTGTTGCTGACATCAACGGTGAGGCCGCCGGCAGGGTTGCAGACGACATCGGCGGCGCGTTTTGGCAGGTGGACCTGAGCGATACCGCCGCGTTCGACGAGCTGGATTTGGACACGGACATCCTGGTCAACAATGCCGGAATTCAACGTATCGCCGCTATCGAGGACTTCGATCCCGCAGCGTTTCGGCTGATCCAGCGCCTAATGCTCGAGGCGCCGTTCCTGCTGATCCGGGCTGTGCTCCCGGGCATGTACGCCCGGGGTTATGGCCGCATTATCAACATTTCCAGCATCCACGGCCTGCGGGCTTCGGCTTTCAAGAGTGCCTACGTCAGTGCCAAACACGGCTTGGAAGGGTTGTCCAAAGTGGCAGCTCTCGAAGGCGGTCCGCACGGAGTAACTTCCAACTGCATTTGCCCCGCCTACGTGCGCACCCCTTTGGTTGAAGCCCAAATCCAGGACCAGGCCAGGATTCACGGTGTTACTGAGGAAGAGGTACTTTCCTCGGTTTTGCTGACCGAACCGGCGGTGAAGCGATTGGTCGAGCCCGCTGAAGTGGCTTCCCTCGCCGGCTGGCTGGCGGGTGCAGACGCAGGCATGGTCACTGCAGCCTCCTACACCATGGACGGCGGATGGTCCGGACGGTGA
- a CDS encoding CpaF family protein — translation MDAVAIVEDEVRELIRLRGLDPASQLAEVRRLVEDAVTDYDERSLLGSLPPLGALEPARRRVFDAVAGFGALQPLLDDPTVEEVWINSPTEIYAARDGRSELTSLVLSADQVRDLVERMLKSSGRRLDLSSPFVDASLPDGSRLHVVIPDITRRHWAVNIRKFIARASRLEHLVELGTLTPQAARFLGAAVASGLNVLVSGATQAGKTTMLNCLGASIGPRERVVTVEEIFELQLPLRDVVGLQCRQSNLEGVGEIPLRRLVKEALRMRPDRLIVGEVREAESLDMLIALNSGLPGMCSVHANSAHDAITKICTLPLLAGANISSAFVVPTVASCIDLVIHCARNAAGKRQVVEIMALGNRVENGVIEASSIFQRTDGRLEVTAASMPAPEKFARAGYNVAELLEVRP, via the coding sequence GTGGACGCCGTTGCAATTGTGGAGGATGAGGTCCGGGAACTGATCCGTCTGCGCGGCCTTGACCCCGCCAGCCAGCTCGCGGAGGTACGGCGCCTGGTCGAGGATGCGGTTACCGATTACGACGAGCGTTCCCTCCTCGGTTCGCTGCCACCGCTGGGCGCATTGGAGCCCGCCCGCCGCCGCGTCTTTGACGCCGTAGCCGGGTTCGGAGCCCTTCAGCCGTTGCTGGATGACCCCACGGTGGAGGAAGTCTGGATCAATTCACCCACTGAGATCTATGCGGCACGTGACGGGCGGTCGGAGCTGACCTCTCTGGTCCTGTCCGCGGACCAGGTGCGGGACCTCGTGGAACGAATGCTCAAGAGTTCAGGCCGCAGACTGGATCTTTCCTCCCCGTTTGTTGATGCATCATTGCCGGACGGCTCACGCCTGCACGTGGTGATCCCGGACATTACCCGGCGTCACTGGGCGGTCAACATCCGCAAATTCATTGCCCGCGCCAGCCGGCTGGAACATTTGGTGGAACTGGGGACCCTGACACCGCAGGCGGCAAGGTTCCTGGGTGCCGCAGTTGCCAGCGGCCTGAATGTCCTGGTGTCCGGAGCAACGCAGGCCGGGAAGACCACCATGCTGAACTGCCTGGGCGCTTCCATTGGCCCACGGGAACGTGTCGTCACGGTTGAGGAAATCTTCGAGCTGCAGCTGCCGCTGCGGGACGTGGTGGGGCTGCAGTGCCGGCAGTCCAACCTGGAAGGTGTCGGAGAAATCCCACTGCGCAGGCTCGTCAAAGAAGCTCTGCGCATGCGCCCGGACCGCCTCATTGTTGGTGAGGTTCGGGAAGCCGAAAGCCTGGACATGCTGATCGCGCTGAACTCGGGTCTGCCCGGAATGTGCAGTGTCCATGCGAACAGCGCCCATGACGCGATCACGAAAATCTGTACGCTGCCGTTGTTGGCCGGAGCCAACATTTCCAGTGCCTTCGTGGTGCCCACCGTGGCATCCTGCATTGATCTGGTCATCCATTGTGCCCGCAACGCTGCCGGTAAGCGCCAGGTAGTGGAGATCATGGCGCTTGGCAACAGGGTGGAGAACGGCGTGATTGAAGCGTCATCCATTTTCCAGCGGACCGACGGGCGGCTGGAAGTGACGGCCGCGTCCATGCCGGCACCGGAGAAATTCGCCCGCGCCGGCTACAACGTGGCCGAATTGCTGGAAGTGCGGCCATGA
- a CDS encoding TadE family protein: MDFVMVGALVTLLFMSIIQLALVLHVRNTLIDAAASGARYGTLADRTPADGAQRTAELIGLALNDSLAENVTYEETTVSGVRTLQVTVRAPLPVIGFLGPSDGLEVTGHGFWG, from the coding sequence GTGGACTTTGTCATGGTGGGCGCCCTGGTGACTCTGCTGTTCATGTCGATCATCCAGCTGGCCCTGGTCCTGCATGTGCGCAATACGCTGATTGACGCAGCGGCTTCCGGCGCACGGTACGGCACGCTGGCTGACCGCACCCCGGCCGACGGCGCGCAGCGCACCGCAGAACTGATCGGACTTGCACTGAATGACTCGCTGGCGGAAAACGTGACGTACGAGGAAACGACGGTCAGCGGCGTCCGGACGCTGCAGGTCACGGTTCGGGCTCCGCTTCCCGTGATCGGTTTCCTGGGCCCGAGTGACGGATTGGAGGTGACCGGTCATGGATTCTGGGGGTAG
- a CDS encoding DUF2142 domain-containing protein translates to MNVLHRRARPLPFTGRLFLPLAFLVLAALSTLWALASPLMAVPDEPAHAIKAASVVRGELLGVSGGEQGDRATVQVPGYIASLPAQACHAYDGRITADCAPVVDADDTSLTAAETSAGNYNPMYYFLVGWPSLFMSGAPAVYAMRIVSGLIGAAFLAVSLGAAARLRRPRWPMAAAIVSITPMVLFLNGSINPNALEIVTTAALFLNLCVVLENSAALRSVRSNIVLVGVSGAVLANTRSLSLVWLALAVVVPLIMYGWKPMFAILRNRLGIAMTALIGVGCVLGLLWVLQADSLKSLTGRPVDLSRWDAAQIMLDRSFDYVSGYIGYMGWLDTPLPAGVYIFWHAAMGAVLLLGLAAPKRRDRLAVLVLVAAAIALPPILQGQVIAQLGWIWQGRYLLAVIVLLLLACGVAFRTVPFPTGPVARRAGAWLLAGTAAAQFYAFIYVLRRYTVGLEESIRWAGMFKDTAWQPPFTWPVLVTLYALVLAAGAVLAHRALFRPTPDPAAAADADGGSGAENPVVSPPANASPAAGVLAGSAGTAGRHRESGTEGH, encoded by the coding sequence ATGAATGTGCTGCACCGCCGTGCGCGCCCACTGCCCTTTACCGGGCGGCTTTTCCTTCCCCTGGCCTTCCTGGTCCTCGCCGCGCTGTCTACCCTGTGGGCGCTGGCCTCTCCGCTGATGGCAGTACCGGACGAGCCGGCACACGCCATCAAGGCAGCGTCTGTGGTCCGCGGTGAGCTACTCGGGGTGTCCGGCGGCGAACAGGGTGATCGGGCCACCGTTCAGGTTCCGGGCTATATCGCCAGCCTCCCGGCGCAGGCCTGCCACGCGTACGACGGACGGATTACCGCCGACTGCGCCCCCGTGGTCGATGCTGATGACACGTCACTGACAGCAGCCGAAACGAGCGCGGGCAACTACAACCCGATGTATTACTTCCTGGTGGGCTGGCCCTCCCTGTTCATGTCAGGAGCGCCGGCAGTCTACGCCATGCGTATCGTCAGCGGACTTATCGGGGCTGCCTTCCTCGCGGTGTCGCTGGGGGCTGCGGCGCGCCTCCGCCGCCCCCGGTGGCCGATGGCCGCCGCGATCGTTTCGATCACTCCCATGGTGCTGTTCCTGAACGGGTCGATTAATCCCAATGCCCTGGAAATCGTCACCACAGCCGCGCTGTTCCTCAATTTGTGTGTTGTCCTCGAGAACAGTGCGGCGCTGAGGTCAGTGCGGAGCAACATCGTCCTGGTGGGAGTCTCAGGAGCCGTACTCGCCAATACCCGTTCGCTGTCACTGGTCTGGCTGGCCCTGGCCGTAGTTGTTCCGCTCATCATGTACGGGTGGAAACCGATGTTCGCCATCCTCCGGAACCGGCTCGGCATAGCCATGACCGCCCTGATCGGTGTGGGTTGCGTACTGGGCCTCCTTTGGGTGCTTCAGGCAGACAGTCTCAAGAGTCTGACCGGCCGTCCCGTGGACCTGAGCCGGTGGGACGCGGCCCAGATCATGCTGGATCGAAGCTTCGATTACGTGTCCGGTTACATCGGTTATATGGGGTGGCTGGACACACCTCTTCCCGCGGGCGTCTACATTTTCTGGCACGCGGCCATGGGAGCAGTCCTGCTGTTGGGGCTGGCAGCCCCCAAACGGCGGGACCGGCTGGCAGTACTGGTTCTGGTGGCCGCGGCCATAGCACTGCCGCCCATCCTCCAGGGACAGGTCATTGCGCAGCTTGGCTGGATTTGGCAGGGACGCTACCTGCTGGCCGTCATCGTACTGTTGCTTCTGGCCTGCGGCGTAGCCTTCCGCACTGTTCCCTTCCCCACGGGCCCGGTAGCCCGCAGGGCCGGGGCATGGCTGCTCGCCGGCACGGCTGCGGCGCAGTTCTACGCTTTCATTTACGTACTCCGCCGCTACACAGTCGGGCTGGAGGAGAGTATCCGCTGGGCTGGCATGTTCAAGGACACGGCTTGGCAGCCGCCGTTCACGTGGCCGGTGCTCGTCACACTGTATGCGCTGGTGCTGGCCGCCGGCGCCGTCCTGGCTCACCGGGCGCTGTTCCGGCCGACGCCCGATCCCGCTGCGGCGGCGGACGCCGACGGCGGGTCAGGTGCGGAAAACCCTGTTGTGTCGCCGCCGGCAAACGCGAGTCCTGCTGCGGGCGTGCTGGCAGGTTCTGCCGGGACCGCCGGGCGGCACCGTGAATCCGGTACAGAGGGGCACTAG